The nucleotide window AGTGGTTTCGCTGTATTCCTCTTTGTACTTCTCCTGCGTTTCGGGATTGATGCTCACCAGAAAATGATAGGCTTCAATCACCGATTTACTGGTGGCTTCAGCCTCGGTACGTCCCTCCTCGTCATTTACAAATTTATCCGGATGCGCTTCCTTCATTGTATTTCTGTAAATGGTTTTCAGTTCTTTCAGGGTCACCGTCTTGTCTACGCCCAGCAGTTTGCGGTGTTCGCCAATTCTTTTCATATAAAATAATATTTTGATTCAGGAAATAGAAAGGCATTCGGCTTAAAAAATAATAAGCATCATCCTGTCTGAATTTCGGGGTGCAAAATTAGGCTTTTAATTTTTAATATGAAGAGTGATAATTAATTACAGATTTATTTTCGCAGAATGAATACCTTTGCGCCCTGTTTTAACCTATAAAAGTGCAGGAAGGATGCGCTTCTTCAGATATTGAATGGATTCGGAATTAAGATGCCGGACCGCCTGTGGTGAGTGTGGCGGAATTGGAAAGAAAAAGCAGCGCCTTCGCAAAAGTGTGCGTCTCCGTTATGAAAAAGCTTTGAAGACATGGCATTCAGATGGTGCCATAGGTCCCGTACCCTTAAAACCAAAGCCTCATTACACCACTTGCAGTGTATGTTCCGGCAGTGGGCTGATACCTTCTGAAAACTATCCTGGACCCGATACCCAGAGATTCCCGCATCTGGCCATCATTGGTGGCGGCATTGGCGGAACTGCACTCGCGCTTGCCTGTCTGCACCGCGGCATCCCGTTCACTCTGTACGAAAAAGACAACAGTTTCAGTGATCGTGCCCAGGGTTATGGACTTACATTGCAGCAGGCCAGTAAAGCCATGGTAGGCTTCGGCATTAATAATCTCGAAGATGGCGTGGTTTCCACCAAACATATTGTACACACA belongs to Chryseobacterium sp. and includes:
- a CDS encoding KTSC domain-containing protein; this encodes MKRIGEHRKLLGVDKTVTLKELKTIYRNTMKEAHPDKFVNDEEGRTEAEATSKSVIEAYHFLVSINPETQEKYKEEYSETTSKSNIQDFDYEKQILKIQHVNGKMYEYIGVPRNTYIKMVNADSPSRFARRHIYGNFIHRKAGEAMAD